A genomic segment from Deltaproteobacteria bacterium encodes:
- a CDS encoding tetratricopeptide repeat protein has protein sequence MITHWLHACAWLSLAALLAGCGVPAAGLPPSRVEPPPEPVTPRPGTGLSTAPAEPGSGSSPSTAPPTARVPRPDLPMQPGSSPRRVASQSRTERARQLLRSGQYGLALMELERSLSLDGSNPYAHYYIAVSHYRLRNFKASLDFLEVAEAVLGYNRPWLVQTLVLRGDNLRALGRFKPARAAYRRALSLDPTNPSAHRGLLWARQRSKALSW, from the coding sequence ATGATCACGCATTGGCTACACGCGTGCGCCTGGCTGTCGCTCGCCGCCCTGCTGGCGGGTTGCGGCGTCCCGGCGGCGGGCCTTCCGCCGAGCCGGGTGGAGCCGCCACCCGAGCCCGTGACGCCGCGCCCCGGGACCGGTCTTTCCACGGCGCCGGCGGAGCCCGGGTCGGGGAGCAGCCCTTCCACGGCGCCGCCGACAGCCCGCGTCCCACGGCCCGACCTGCCGATGCAGCCGGGCTCGTCGCCCCGGCGGGTGGCGTCCCAGAGCCGCACGGAACGTGCACGGCAACTGCTTCGGTCCGGTCAATACGGCCTGGCCTTGATGGAGTTGGAGAGGAGTCTGTCTCTGGACGGCTCCAACCCGTACGCGCACTACTACATCGCGGTGAGCCATTACCGGTTGCGCAACTTCAAGGCCTCGCTGGACTTCCTGGAGGTGGCCGAGGCCGTGCTGGGATACAACCGTCCCTGGCTCGTGCAGACCCTGGTCCTGCGCGGCGACAACCTGCGGGCCCTGGGACGTTTCAAGCCCGCGCGCGCCGCGTACCGCAGGGCGCTGTCCCTGGATCCCACCAACCCGTCGGCGCATCGCGGGCTCCTGTGGGCGCGGCAGCGCTCCAAGGCGTTGTCATGGTAG